Genomic segment of Candidatus Tanganyikabacteria bacterium:
GGGACGAACTCGAGATCGAACCTGAGGCCCGCGGCATCTTGTTGCGACGCCGGCCCGGTTTCCCACCGCTTTCCGAAGGCAGCTCGCTGTTCAAGCACCTTGGCGCCGCGACGGGACCCGGCGGGCCCGGTGCGGAAGACCACCACCATCTGCTCGGGGAAGAGGCGGCAGGCGACGAAAGGCAGTAATGGACGTCTTCCTTGACTCCTCGGGTGCCCTCGCCCTCGTGGATGGCAAGGATGACGCCCACGAGCGCGCAAGGCGCTGCCTGGTCGAGCTTCGTGACCGGCGTGCATCGGTCTACACGACGAATTTCGTGCGCACCGAAGCCCATGCCCTGATCGGCAGCCGGGTCGGCTGGGACTTCGCCCGCCGGTGGCTCGCCGATCTGGACCTGCCGATCGAGACCGTACGGCCCGTGGACGAGAAAGCGGCAATCGAGACGATCCTGCGCCAGTCCGACAAAACCTACTCGCTCACGGATGCGACCTCTTTTGCCGTCATGGCCCGCCTTCAGACTCGCCACGCCCTGACGCTCGATCGGCATTTCCGCCAAGCAGGCTTCGAGACTTTCCCCTGATGCCGGGGACTGCTCCGGACGGCCAGACGGGGCGATCCTGCCACTCAGCGCAGGGAGGTACGGCAGAAGGCTTCGCTTCGCCGCGGCCGGCGCAGGCCTCGCCGTCATCATTGGACGAGACGCCGGCACGGAGGCCGGCGCCACCCGATCCTGGGTGGGGCCGCCTGCGCATGCACTCGCTTGCACCCCTGCAGCCGAGGCCCCGCGCAGGCCTTTGTCGGCCCGGGCAGTTTTCTGCGAGCTCTATCAGTACCCGAACGGAAAGTCGGGCTGCGTCTCGAGCCAGCCGAGCAGTCCGGCGAAGCCGTAGTCGGCGACCATGCGCTTGACCCGCCGGTAGCCCTGCCCGTAGATCGGGTCCTCGCTGGTCTCCAGGGCCTGCAGGTGGTAGCGGGCGGCGGCGGTGTTGAGGTTGGCGAGGTAGAGGGCCTCGGCGTAGTTGGCTGCGCCCTCTTCGAGTTCGGGCGTGTGGCGGAGGTCGGCGACCAAATGGTTGCGGGCGTGCATGAGTTCGTGCGCGTAGGTGCCCTGGAACACCTCGATCGGCAGGCCGGCCAGGACGTAGATGGCGACCTTCTTGCTCACGACCCGCGCGCCGCGCGTGGTCGTGACGGTGTTGGTGAATGCGGTCGCGTCCGTCCGCGTGGCGACCAGGCCCGGATGCTGCGCGCGGATCCCCGCCAACCAGTTGCGATCGCCCAGTTCGAGGGGGATGTCGCCGTACGGCACCGACAGGCCGAGGCCGGCCATGCGCTTCCGCACCGCCTTGGCCAGGGTGCCCGCCTGCTTGTCGTCCAGGACCGCCGTGGCCTTGCAGATGCCGCAGATGGTCCGGCCGTCGCCATACACGAAGCCGCCCCGGCTGCCCTTGGTCGACAGGATGCGGCTGCAGTACTGGCACTGGGGCGTGTCCTGCTTGTGCTCCCGGTGGAAGACGTTGCCCCAGGGATCCCTGAGGTAGTCGGTCGTGATCGGCTGCGAGCAGACGACGCAGCGGGGGGCGACATGCTCGACGTAGCACGTCTCGTGGTAGGGATGCCCCTTGGAGGTTATGTAGGACGTCGTGATCGGCCGGTGGCAATAGCCGCAGACCAGCTGTGCAATCAGGACGGCCGCCAGGAGGACCGCTCCGAGGAATCCCATGTGGAACCCATTCCCTCCTTGCGGCAAAAGTATGCTAAGCTTTAGGGAGCTGTTAACCAGGATTTTCCCCTTCCTTAACCATGAATGCGCGTTCT
This window contains:
- a CDS encoding type II toxin-antitoxin system VapC family toxin is translated as MDVFLDSSGALALVDGKDDAHERARRCLVELRDRRASVYTTNFVRTEAHALIGSRVGWDFARRWLADLDLPIETVRPVDEKAAIETILRQSDKTYSLTDATSFAVMARLQTRHALTLDRHFRQAGFETFP
- a CDS encoding protein DA1 translates to MGFLGAVLLAAVLIAQLVCGYCHRPITTSYITSKGHPYHETCYVEHVAPRCVVCSQPITTDYLRDPWGNVFHREHKQDTPQCQYCSRILSTKGSRGGFVYGDGRTICGICKATAVLDDKQAGTLAKAVRKRMAGLGLSVPYGDIPLELGDRNWLAGIRAQHPGLVATRTDATAFTNTVTTTRGARVVSKKVAIYVLAGLPIEVFQGTYAHELMHARNHLVADLRHTPELEEGAANYAEALYLANLNTAAARYHLQALETSEDPIYGQGYRRVKRMVADYGFAGLLGWLETQPDFPFGY
- a CDS encoding AbrB/MazE/SpoVT family DNA-binding domain-containing protein; translated protein: MKVTGKRQITLPIAVCQALGIERGDELEIEPEARGILLRRRPGFPPLSEGSSLFKHLGAATGPGGPGAEDHHHLLGEEAAGDERQ